The Brasilonema sennae CENA114 genome includes a region encoding these proteins:
- a CDS encoding energy transducer TonB encodes MSFSGTAFSGTAIEQRGKEERALKAFLAFSVIASLGIHASVLASGIVNNILNLGQEIDKEPIEVAIIETPAPKPIEKPIEPVKPVQQAPKPKIVEPIKPLVQQPPPVLPKPPVLPPVVPKPIVPPKQTVVVPKPPVQPKRTVVVTKPVVPPPKIVTPPVEKPELKPLPKIPDPAPPQPEQNLTQTLPPLRTPREIPPLRTPREIPPAGGGGGGGGGNSPRIATGSGEGTVRSGTGTGTGIGTGSGSGIGSGTGSGIGSGSGSGIGSGTGSGIGSGTGSGIGSGTGSGIGSGTGSGRSPKTEVAARPKPKIPAPTQLDFAECIKCDIKYPEKSKQRGVEGRPGVAFDIDKNGNVKNVRLISPSGHKELDNALVDSAKDFKLNSGAAGRQNVQLFANFAIQGSRTNQEAQQRQRERQERLEAQRKRQQESEQRSREAVNEQENSGRKRRALSTPPETAPLTTPDTGITGGQDTPRTPILPSSGQVTPQPPTLNPPLEQNSSSEQNGEQPSGQRKRRSLGTSDNLNNSGDQLRLPQNPSLPSEQVPSDSSGNNQ; translated from the coding sequence ATGAGCTTCTCTGGTACAGCTTTCTCTGGTACAGCTATAGAGCAACGGGGTAAAGAAGAAAGGGCGCTTAAGGCATTTCTCGCTTTCAGTGTGATAGCCTCATTAGGGATCCACGCGAGTGTACTCGCTTCCGGTATAGTAAACAATATTTTGAACCTAGGGCAAGAAATTGACAAAGAACCTATAGAAGTGGCGATTATTGAAACGCCTGCTCCAAAACCTATAGAAAAACCTATAGAGCCAGTAAAACCTGTTCAACAGGCTCCGAAACCAAAGATTGTAGAGCCAATCAAACCCTTAGTTCAACAACCACCACCAGTCCTGCCAAAGCCTCCTGTGCTTCCGCCAGTGGTGCCCAAGCCAATAGTACCGCCCAAGCAAACAGTAGTAGTGCCCAAGCCTCCTGTGCAGCCTAAACGAACAGTGGTAGTCACAAAACCTGTAGTCCCGCCCCCAAAAATAGTAACACCTCCAGTAGAGAAGCCAGAGCTAAAGCCTTTACCAAAAATTCCTGATCCTGCTCCACCACAGCCGGAACAAAATTTGACACAGACGTTGCCACCTTTACGAACCCCCAGAGAAATTCCACCTTTACGAACCCCCAGAGAAATTCCACCTGCTGGAGGTGGCGGTGGCGGTGGCGGGGGTAATAGTCCCCGTATTGCCACCGGTTCAGGAGAAGGCACTGTGAGATCTGGCACAGGTACTGGTACTGGTATTGGTACTGGTAGTGGCTCAGGTATCGGCTCAGGTACCGGTTCAGGTATCGGTTCTGGTAGTGGCTCAGGTATCGGTTCTGGTACTGGTTCAGGCATCGGTTCTGGTACTGGTTCAGGTATCGGTTCTGGTACTGGTTCAGGTATCGGTTCTGGTACTGGTAGTGGACGAAGTCCTAAGACAGAAGTCGCTGCACGCCCAAAACCAAAAATCCCAGCTCCAACACAGTTAGATTTTGCGGAGTGTATCAAATGTGATATCAAGTATCCAGAAAAGTCTAAACAGCGAGGTGTTGAAGGCAGACCAGGTGTTGCTTTTGATATTGACAAAAATGGTAATGTTAAGAACGTCCGGCTTATCAGCCCTAGTGGTCACAAAGAACTGGATAACGCACTGGTAGACTCTGCAAAAGACTTTAAATTAAATTCTGGAGCTGCTGGCAGACAAAACGTACAATTATTTGCCAATTTTGCTATCCAAGGCTCGCGAACTAACCAAGAAGCTCAACAACGTCAAAGAGAAAGACAAGAAAGACTAGAGGCTCAGAGAAAAAGACAACAAGAATCAGAACAGAGAAGCCGCGAAGCTGTTAATGAGCAAGAAAATTCTGGACGTAAAAGACGAGCCTTATCAACACCTCCAGAAACAGCCCCGTTAACCACTCCAGATACTGGGATCACGGGCGGGCAAGATACACCAAGAACACCCATACTACCAAGTTCCGGACAAGTAACTCCACAGCCACCGACTTTAAATCCGCCATTAGAGCAAAATTCTTCTTCCGAGCAGAATGGAGAGCAACCCTCCGGTCAGCGCAAAAGAAGAAGTCTAGGCACATCTGACAATCTAAATAATTCGGGCGACCAATTACGTCTGCCTCAAAATCCATCTTTGCCGTCAGAACAAGTTCCTTCAGATAGTAGTGGAAACAATCAATAA
- a CDS encoding MotA/TolQ/ExbB proton channel family protein, translating to MAIKNLFEAGGVVMWPLLAFSVLAVALIIERVRFWVKINNRQNRVVREVLNLYRRDNVVGAMDQLQKNADLPIARIFITALELEEPNPEEFRLALESEAQAEIPLLKRFQNIFDTIISLAPLLGLLGTVLGLIVSFASLNIGDVGASKTGGVTAGISEALVSTASGLVVAIFVLLFANTFRGLYLRQIALIQEYGGQLELLYRRRYERGDRTYASAR from the coding sequence ATGGCGATTAAAAATTTGTTCGAGGCAGGCGGTGTGGTCATGTGGCCACTGCTGGCTTTCTCTGTACTGGCAGTTGCTTTGATTATTGAGCGCGTTAGATTTTGGGTTAAGATTAATAATCGGCAAAATCGCGTGGTGCGAGAGGTGTTGAACCTTTACCGTCGTGATAATGTTGTTGGTGCAATGGATCAATTGCAGAAAAATGCAGATTTACCCATCGCACGAATTTTTATAACGGCTTTAGAACTGGAAGAACCAAATCCAGAAGAATTCCGCTTGGCGTTAGAAAGTGAAGCACAAGCTGAGATACCTTTGCTCAAGCGTTTTCAAAATATCTTCGATACTATCATCTCTCTAGCACCACTGTTGGGACTTCTGGGAACTGTTTTAGGATTGATTGTCTCTTTTGCCTCACTCAACATTGGTGATGTCGGAGCTTCTAAAACAGGAGGTGTAACGGCTGGTATTAGTGAAGCGTTAGTTTCTACTGCATCAGGATTAGTTGTTGCGATTTTTGTACTCCTATTTGCCAACACATTTCGGGGACTTTACCTGCGCCAAATTGCGCTGATTCAGGAGTATGGCGGACAACTAGAATTACTTTATCGCCGTCGCTATGAAAGAGGAGACAGGACTTATGCGTCTGCAAGATGA
- a CDS encoding ExbD/TolR family protein, with amino-acid sequence MRLQDEPDLPPQINIVPMIDVIFAILTFFIMSTLFLTRSEGLPVNLPKAATGQAERPAQVTVTINKSGQMFLDKQVISIEQLENGVRQKVQPQQQMMVVINADEGVNHGQVVAVMDKVRKVEGAKLAIATQKP; translated from the coding sequence ATGCGTCTGCAAGATGAACCGGATTTACCACCACAGATTAACATTGTGCCGATGATTGACGTGATATTTGCGATCTTGACGTTTTTTATCATGTCAACGCTGTTTTTAACACGGTCAGAAGGGTTACCAGTCAATTTACCCAAAGCAGCTACAGGACAAGCAGAACGCCCAGCACAAGTCACAGTGACAATCAATAAGAGTGGGCAAATGTTTTTAGACAAGCAGGTGATTAGTATAGAACAGTTAGAAAACGGTGTGCGACAAAAAGTACAGCCACAGCAGCAGATGATGGTTGTGATAAATGCAGATGAAGGAGTCAATCACGGTCAAGTTGTCGCAGTGATGGATAAAGTCCGGAAAGTGGAGGGAGCAAAATTAGCGATCGCCACTCAAAAACCATAG
- a CDS encoding cytochrome c biogenesis protein, with protein MTIENSVDKKSIWSAFGRLLRQELLPVLTDLRLAIVMLLAIAIFSVTGTVIEQGQSLAFYQANYPEHPALFGFLTWKVLLTLGLDHVYRTWWFLALLIFFGTSLTACTFTRQLPALKAARRWKFYDEPRQFQKLALSAEVDNGSVNSLTQLLQNRRYKVFQEKDDSLYARKGLIGRIGPIVVHVGIVTILLGSIWGAMTGFVAQEMVSSGNTFQVKNIIDAGPWATAVSKDWSVRVNRFWIDYTASGGIDQFYSDMSVLNNQEQEVDRKTIFVNSPLRYRGVTFYQTDWGISAVRVRVNKSPIFQLPMAQLNTNGQGRIWGTWIPTKPDLSEGVSLLTKDLQGTVLIYDATGKLVDTVRTGMSTQVNGVTLKILDVLGSTGLQIKADPGIPVVYTGFALLMLGVVMSYFSHSQIWVLQKDSRLYVGGKTNRAQVTFEREMLEILDKLSLPSKDEEKAVAIEPHSA; from the coding sequence ATGACTATAGAAAATTCAGTTGACAAAAAATCTATATGGTCAGCATTTGGGCGGTTATTGCGACAAGAGTTACTGCCCGTGCTGACAGATTTACGCTTAGCAATCGTGATGCTGTTAGCCATTGCAATCTTCAGCGTCACTGGTACAGTTATAGAGCAAGGTCAATCGTTAGCGTTCTACCAAGCTAACTATCCAGAACACCCAGCTTTATTTGGTTTTCTCACCTGGAAAGTTCTCTTAACACTGGGCTTAGACCATGTTTATCGAACTTGGTGGTTTTTAGCATTACTCATCTTTTTTGGGACAAGTTTAACTGCTTGTACTTTTACTCGTCAGCTACCAGCTTTAAAAGCTGCCCGTCGGTGGAAATTTTATGATGAACCCCGTCAATTTCAAAAGTTAGCTTTGAGTGCTGAAGTAGACAATGGTTCTGTGAATTCCCTGACTCAACTTTTGCAAAATCGCCGCTACAAAGTTTTTCAAGAAAAAGATGATTCTCTCTACGCCCGCAAAGGTCTGATCGGACGCATCGGGCCGATTGTGGTTCATGTTGGTATTGTGACAATTCTTCTGGGATCTATTTGGGGAGCAATGACTGGTTTTGTTGCTCAGGAAATGGTGAGCAGTGGTAATACCTTTCAAGTGAAAAATATCATAGATGCGGGGCCTTGGGCAACAGCAGTATCTAAAGATTGGTCTGTGCGAGTCAATCGCTTTTGGATTGACTACACTGCTTCTGGTGGAATTGACCAGTTTTACTCAGACATGTCTGTTTTGAACAATCAAGAACAGGAAGTTGACCGCAAGACGATTTTCGTCAACAGTCCTCTGCGTTATCGCGGCGTGACTTTCTATCAAACTGATTGGGGAATTTCTGCTGTTCGAGTCCGTGTGAACAAAAGCCCTATTTTTCAACTACCTATGGCGCAACTAAACACCAACGGTCAGGGACGCATCTGGGGAACTTGGATTCCGACTAAACCAGATTTGAGTGAGGGTGTCTCTCTACTCACAAAAGACTTGCAGGGAACGGTGTTGATTTATGATGCAACTGGCAAGTTGGTTGACACTGTTCGCACTGGAATGTCTACCCAAGTCAATGGTGTGACGTTGAAAATTCTGGATGTCCTTGGTAGTACTGGCTTGCAAATTAAAGCTGATCCAGGAATACCAGTTGTTTATACAGGATTTGCCTTGCTGATGCTAGGTGTAGTGATGAGTTACTTTTCTCACTCCCAAATTTGGGTGTTGCAGAAAGATAGTCGCTTATATGTGGGTGGAAAAACGAATCGTGCTCAAGTTACTTTTGAGCGGGAAATGTTGGAGATTTTAGATAAGTTGAGCTTACCATCGAAGGATGAAGAGAAAGCGGTTGCGATAGAACCTCATTCGGCTTAA
- a CDS encoding cytochrome c biogenesis protein CcdA has product MLETLQTRLYELEQFANTLVANQLTHLSLLSVGVIFIAGLLTSLTPCMLSMLPITIGYIGGYEAKSRLQAVAQSTWFALGLATTLAALGIIAAFVGKVYGQVGIGLPIIVSIIAILMGLNLLEALPLQLPSFGGTEWISKELPQGVRAYLIGLSFGVVASPCSTPVLASLLGWVANTQDLILGAVLLISYTAGYVAPLILAGTFTASIKKLLELRRWSGWINPVSGALLVGFGVLSLVSRIPVEIFR; this is encoded by the coding sequence ATGCTTGAAACCCTGCAAACCCGACTTTACGAACTAGAACAATTTGCTAACACCCTTGTCGCCAACCAACTCACGCACTTAAGTTTGCTGAGTGTTGGCGTCATTTTTATCGCTGGGTTGCTCACTAGCCTCACACCTTGTATGCTTTCCATGCTACCGATTACGATTGGTTATATCGGTGGTTATGAAGCTAAAAGCCGTCTGCAAGCCGTTGCCCAATCAACATGGTTTGCTTTGGGATTGGCTACTACCCTGGCAGCACTAGGTATTATAGCAGCTTTTGTAGGAAAAGTCTATGGTCAGGTAGGAATTGGGTTACCAATTATTGTCAGTATCATAGCCATTCTCATGGGGCTGAATTTATTAGAAGCCTTACCATTGCAATTGCCCTCTTTTGGTGGAACAGAGTGGATTTCTAAAGAATTACCGCAAGGAGTGCGGGCTTATTTGATTGGTCTGAGTTTCGGTGTCGTCGCCTCTCCTTGCAGTACTCCTGTTTTAGCAAGCTTACTTGGTTGGGTTGCCAACACACAAGACTTAATTCTAGGTGCTGTTTTGCTGATTTCCTACACAGCAGGTTATGTCGCACCGTTAATCTTAGCCGGTACGTTTACAGCTTCTATTAAGAAATTGCTAGAATTGCGGCGTTGGTCAGGTTGGATTAACCCAGTCAGTGGTGCTTTGTTGGTAGGATTTGGTGTGCTTTCTTTAGTTTCTCGGATTCCAGTGGAAATTTTCAGGTAA